The genomic DNA gctattttaatattaattagaaATACTCAAGTATTAATTAAAACtactccaaattaattaaaataaattcaatttggaaaaccaAAGGAATTAAATTCATCGAATACTATTAACTATTAAGTGATTTGaatcaaaattattacaatgtaaaatagttttaataaaacaatTAACCCAATTTGGAAAATTAGAAATGtcttttttactatttatttttcaaaagtaatcattatattattatttatgttCAAAACCCAATTAGCGAAAATTTCATActttcttttttattatattaatggtCAAGGATCGATTCTCAAAAACACGATCTAAAATTTATCCCGTCATGCGCCTATAACCTGTGTACCTATATGAATCTCCCTCCATATTCATGGAGCTGACACTAAAAGGACCACTAAGGTAACAGATCTACCTTTCATTCTTccctttttattatattattatttatcaaaaaatttcaaGCATCATCTACTTTATTTTAACACAATTTTATGCttttttatatcaaaaatttATCAACAAGGTCAGCTCCTCATGCAAAAGCAAATCCAATTCCAAACAACCTCAATATGGAAACAACAATATACGCATTCAAATAGAACTGATGAACACCTCCCAACTTGTCTACAACCCATCCCTCCTTGTACAATATACTCTACCAGACTGGATGCACATACAACAACACCGAGCACTTACTACTACTACATGCAACAATTATTCATCGAAGATATTAATCAAATTTTAACAAGAAAAAGAATATCGACTAGAATAAAGAATACATAGCATCCAACTTTGGGCACTTATATACAACTTCAACTATTCTGTAATATCAGAGAGTGGAGTTTGGATCACTGCTGATAGATCAGTAGAGCTTTATCCTGGTACTGATGTCTCTACGGCAGATCGGGCATGTCAGAAGACTAGGTCCACATTGTGAACACGTCTGCGAGATGAAAAAAAGAAACAGAGTTTAGAACCTGGCAGGGGAAGGAGAGTCAGGTGATTTAGTGGATAACAAAGTAGGAAAAGGTTGGAAATATTCACCAGGTGTCCGCAGCCGAAGGCCATGTCTCTCGGATTCGTGAGGCAAATAGGGCATACCTGTAAAACACACAGCAGTGGTTCAGACAACAGACAACTGAAACCGGTGCTTAACACAGATGCCCTTTCGAGTTTCAAACAATATTTTATCAGCATTGTTGCTTTACTTATAAAGAAATTTCATGACAAGTTGGCTAAAGGATGCCATGCATTTGCCACATCACTATTTCATTAAGTGATAAAACAATGTTGATAAAATTGACAAGAATCTAAAAACTCCAGGGGAGCTTGTTGATGATTTTAGAATTCTAGAGTTCATAAAGGACAAGATTGATAAAAGGACTATTTTCCTTTACCAATTGAAGCAGTAAAAATCTGGACacggttaaaaacataattctaGATGTCAAAAGACCAGATTGAACTGGCCTCTAGTTCTTAGTTGGACTGGTTGAAGTCTCCCGTCACATAGCATATGAACTTTGACATTTCAAAGGGGAGAATGTTGACAATTTTAGAATTCTAGGAAGCATTTTGAAAAGAGATAAACTAGGGGCAAAGGATTTTTTTTCTCCAATTCAACCGGTCAAAAATTCTATTCAACTGAAAAAATAATACTTAATGTGAGACCCAATAGAACTGGCCTCCATTTCCTAGTTCAACCAGTCGTACTAGCTGACCCAATTAAGAAAAATCAAAACAAAGTAAATGAATTTAACATTTCAAAGAATTTCATAATGTGATGAACAAGAGAAAGTAATCCGAAAGCAAAAGAAAATAGGCCTTCATTCTGCGGACAGTACCTGGGATTCTAATGATGAACTGGGTGGTTCAGGAGGTGCACTAGATGTTGTTTCATATTCAGGGTAGAGTGGCGCACTCCTCTGGAAGCTTGTTGATTTGTAATTGTTACTTGAAACAGATGATgcattgtaacctccattaggcgGAGGAAGAGGGACCTTCTGTGGAGATTTTCCAGATTGACGACTGTTTTCCAAAATGAACCAAAGGATAAGAAGCTACTATAAAAACTTGAATGCcaaaggaaaatgaaaaaaaatgttaaaCTTAGAACCAGCAATCGTGCATCCATACCCCAAAATCCCCAGTTCTAGAGTTGCCTTGTACTGGGAAGGAATTTCCATCAATGCAGCAAGAGCAAATGCTGCTTCTTTTCTGGGTTGGGGTATGTTCCTTGACATTATCTCCGTAAAATTGACAAACTGTAGAATAATACGAGTTAATGGAATCTGGAGCAGCATACTATAACTGGTGGAATCTGAactgaaaatcaaaatttatcaCCTGAAAATTATCAAACGCACGGGCAGGGATATTATCATCAAATTCTTTCATCATGTCCCAAGGGCCATCTCCAACTCCAACCAAAATTATGGACAGTGGAAATCCACTAAAACAAAAGTAGACATTCGGTCAGTTGTCAAAACCTTTTTTTAAGAGAGCAGCAACTGCCAGTCTAATGAATATTCCTCTCACCTTGCTTTAACTATGGCATCAACAGTCTTTTGTTCTTGGGAGCTTAAATGACCAGAATGAGTGTCTACACTTCTTGTAACCTGTATAATGAGATATTCTCAGGACAAATTCATAACTTTTAAATACATGTATAAATTGAGAGATCAGTTTGCTACAGATGGTATTGCTCACATTTCTTTGTGGTACTTGCATAATATTTCAATTGATAGTTTCCCATGCAAAATCCCGGTTATAAAAATGAAACCACCATGTTCCCCATAAGGCAATCATTTATTACTTTCTCTATGGTTAAAACTATTATTAACTACTTTTAAAAAAGTCCTGAGGGGACAACGGCCTTGGATGCACCTAATGTCAGGAAGCTGATACGTATTATGCATGTAACAATATCCAGTGGAAAGCCTATTTGTGCAAAAGTATAGGACAGATTTATTTAAAGGAGACGTAGAATTGGAAGTGTAAAACAGAATTGTCTATCAGCTTTCAAAAGCTAAGTCTTTTTGCTTCTTCTTTCCTTCATTAACTTTCAACATTGTAAACAAACAAATATTCATAGAATGAATGACCAAACCAATCATCTTTAACCTTTTTCCTGCATCAGACTCTTTCTTTGTTTTAGCATTCTTTCAAGAATTATTAATTCCCTTAAAACATTACATCACATGCTACCTTATCCTGTTGTTAATTGGTGCAATGCAGTCTGTTGTAAAATCAAGGTAAAAGTACCTGACCATCAGCAATTATCACCAAAACATGGTATTGACCACCACTTTGTTCTACAATGGTCATAGCCATTTCTATTAGTGGTGCAAAAGAGGTTGGACCTGCAAATAGTAAAGGACTCTATAGTAAATAAACAGTAAAATTATTGATCACTACTTATTTTACTAACAAGAAGGAATTAACATACCTGCCAGACGCAAATGGGGCACAAGCTCTCTATATCGCTGCAAAGCATCTTGAAACCCATTACATGGTCTTCCATCAGGGTAAAAACTAAAGACACCCTGATCATGCGTGGATGCtgccaaaataaattatttcacatACTATGAGAACACATACCGTCATATTGAGAAGGTTCTTTAGGCCTCTATTGACTTTTTGTTTTATAAAGCTTTACTATAGTCTCACTATATCTGTTGAGCTTGTTTAACTATAACAATAGAATCCATCTATTGTTACTCGCCCTTTAAGACAAGACAGAGTTAAGGGAATTAGTTGCCTTACCCTGAAGGCAATGGTAGATGAAGAATAAGGTATTTTCCCTTTTTTGAACATATTCTTGGCATCCtacctgtttatatatatatatatatatatatagttttggtAATCTCATAACCCCATATCTTAATCTCAAATTTTCTATGGTCAGGTCATTTCTTACACTAACTTCTATGTTCTTTTAATTGCTTTAAGCCTTTTAACTGGTTAAAATAAATGTTGCAGAATGAAAACATACCGTCTCCAAATCCAAAGCATGGAATCAAGTTGTCTTCGTCAAATGCTGATAAGGTTCTCCCAATTATAGAAATAGCTTGTTCATAAGGATTGTGTGTATCACCAATATGATGCAAGCTTCTTCTGCCAAATGAAACTTTACCTGATCACCAAATTCAGTAGATATCAAAATCCACAGCTATACAAGTAATGAAGTTAGCTGCCAAAAAATGGATTACTGGCAATGTAATCTAACCTGTCCACTCATTGCTCTTTGTGAAATCAATGCCAACAATAAGATTGGAAGACTCGAGCCCAGCCCTTGAAAGAGCATCAGTGACCTGTACAAAGAAACTTAGAtctgattaaaaaaaaatgatagaaaatataACAAGTTAACTACTTAGCAACATTAGATCACAGTACAAATAATAGGTACTTCACATCTGAAATTCTATGGTGTTACTCCACTTCTTTTGGCAAAGACAGTTTTATGCAATGTTATACATAACACACAAGATATAGTGATTCTTTTGGCTGAAATCTCAAAGAGGAGGTAAAGTCTGTTTTTGTAAGATTAAGCTGAATGGACCATTTTTCACAGCATGTTTCCAGATAGTTTGTTGCAGAGTATGTTTTActgtatttgaaaaaaaaattaggctGCTTGAGCAACATTCATTTGCTAAAAAATGGAAGCTTAACAAATTCCACAAATTGTCTTTTTGAGCCAGTAAGTAAAAGAATATCAAGCTTATCCCAACTCAAAatccatttttttttcaaatcaagTATGTCATGAACCCATGATCAAGATCCTACCTAGGAACCGTTAGGAACTTATAAGATTGGATCATACGATTAGAGATAGGATTCATCAAACCTGACAATTAATAATTGAAAATAGATTGGGTATATTTCTGATTACAATATGTATTGACTGTTATTTTTAATatccaaaataaaaaaatgtttgcaTGTGTTTCATTGAGACTTCAAATAAAGGAAGTGCAATTCTCCTCATTACAATAACCTTTTAGTCTGATAAAATGTTGTTTATGGGATTCTTCTAAACACAATATCATGGTTAAGTAGGTAAATGTGCAAAttcatcaagaaaaacaaattaaTTAGCTGCACAACTTAAGTCAAATGGTGAATCCAATAATGTGTCTGAACATGATTAGCCCTTAATTGCTTCTATTCTGTCAGTTAAACATTATTATTTCAACAGAACTGGGTTAGCCTCTGCTCCCCTGTAAGTGATTTAACTAGCCAATCTGGTCCATTTTTTACAAACACTGATGAtagtagaaaaaaaatattttgaaggtAGGCTATTTATTCTCTTGGCCACCCAATTGTTTAGGCAGTCGATATGCAAAATCATTTGGTGGTATCAGGATAGTTCAATTCCCATGTTCAATATAACTATGGATCAGGAACAGAAATCATGAGTTCAAGACTTTAATCACAAACTGCTTGATGTTACTTGTAAAGTAATGAACAATTTCTGCTCCAACAATAGTCAAATTTCTTTTATGCAACATGAGCAAGTGATGAGTTTACACCCAATATGTTTCTTCTCCGCGAAGGCATTAATATTTTCCTTGACTTGTTCAAATTGTCAAGCAGCCAAGGAAGACCAACTATACCTTAACAGAAGTACATTTACATTATGGTTGGAGTTGTATGCCTGCGATACAATAAAAGAACTGCTCTCCAGATTATGACAAACCACTCTCTTTTGAGAAGTGAATTGGGGTTGGAGTTGTATTTCTGAGACAACCGATGCACTCATTAACTGCACATAAAGAACTGTTCTTTGACATGCCCGCCTCACATCAAACTGAGGGGGAACTTACTGCAATATTTACCGTGGAAAGGGCAGGTGAAATGGAAAATATATCAGGGTGTCCAAACTCCAAACAAATCCAGGACCGTAGAGAATATTTTTCATTGGTATGATATGTCCGTGTTCCAACAGATGGAAATAGCACTGGTATGTAGGCTAACATCTTTCTCCAGCCTTTATACAGACGACTCTCTCTCCAAGTTCCTAACTGCTCACCCTTTTCTGAGTTCTATGTTTTCTCCTTCTAGTTTTTTATTCTAAAAAGAAAATAGTCTCCCCATCCTCTTATAAGCAATTTCATGTAGCTCACTTGCGCTACGTAATGTGTTTCTTTAGACAAATATAATTGCTTGGGACACAACCTTGTACTTACACCAAAAGATTAAAGCAAAACCTTTCAAAAAAACAACCTGACAAAAGGCATTAAATCAAAGATTCTGTATACATCatacttaaaaaaaatgaaataattagaaatttgGAATACCAATCTAAATGAGAAATTTATATCCCAAAAAAACACAGAATTCGGAGAATTTTATTGCTTCTATCAAGGTTTTCTGGTATTGCGTGTTAATTGGTTCTTCATAAACAAAACTGGCATCTAAAGTCGATGGGATCACGAATTCCGCAATTTCTTTGGGACTATCAACCCCAATCCTAGGGGCTTAATTTTTTAGTCACGCCAAACGAAGCAATCGATTCGAAGTACAAAATTTGGCCTCGAATACCACAGCTCTTTTATGTCTCTAAAAAAAACACTACACTAGTAAATACagaaagaaatataaaaaaagtTGCAAGTTTACTTGGTCCACGGTATGGTAGTCGTCGCTTATCCTCGAGTACCTCCTGTCGATCCTCCGCCCACCCTGCGGCTGAGGGGGTTCGCTATGAGAGGGAGAAGGAGCataagaaggaggaggagcataAGACGGAGGAGGAGGATAAGCGTAGGACGAAGGCGCAGCGGGAGGAGGGTAACTCTGATAGCCAGGCGCCTCGCGAGGAGAATAACTACTACTGTCGTAATTCCAATCCCTCTCTCCCGAATCCCTAGAGCTTCCACCCCCCATCAATCAGTAAACAGAATCAGGAATACGATGCGAGATCCAGAAATCTGAACCGGACGCGGCGAGGCTTAAAAACGGATTTGAGGCGGCGCCGCGGAAGAGGAGACCAAATCGACGACGCCGTTGAATCGAGGATGCGTAAGCGCGGGCGAAGAGGCTGTGACGTGCGCGAGAGAGAAAGATAGATCTAGAAATGGGAAATCGGGTTTGTGAGGTACGGTGACGAAcagaaaggaggagagggaagaCACCAAGAAGGTGAGAGAAAATGGAAAATTAATGGCAGGATGTGGAACGTGGACGAGCAGAGGCATTGAAGTAACTGACCGATTAATGGCCTGGCGTGTACGTATCTGTTATTATGGGCGGTCACTTCGAGTCGACAGGTCCGTGAGCGCCTGTGCGGCCTCTTCTTggccatttttttttaatttactttttttaagctgatcttaactttaaaatttaattatataatgTTTATCACAAGCAGTAATAATGAGGGCACCCATGAAGTACAATAATTTGaggatgattttttaaaaaattgacatCACTTATTTAAGTTACCCGATAAATTTATGAGATGATATTTAACTGAATAAAAGTTTTtcattaattataaaaatatactcaataaatattttatcaattcaGTAAATTATTTATTCATTCAACAAAGTTACGATTTGATTTATAAATGCTTAAGAAATTGGGAATAATTTTACTAATCATATCCGAAAATCGAAGAGACGGAAAGTTGAGGATGTGACATTCACATTGACTTCCTGTGGACTTTGTGCGAACCTGCAATACAGACTACGTCAATatcgagccagggaagggatctCGATGTTAACCCTCTGacgttcaagtcagtcaccaaCGATGAAGTGGAAAGCGGAGCAACAAAAAGACTATAGCATAAACAGTGAATATCGTATACCTCCGTCGATGtttagaccccctttatatagagttccgATAGCGTGCGTGTACACTTCCCAAGGCGAGCACACTTCTCAAAACTTCCCCTGAAAATACTTGCCAGTAAAGTGTccttgacacagtaccttaacaagaCGAGTATATttctgaagtgatagtggaactttccgccgtacgatcttctggtagCCCATGCTCGATGTTGACgatgttgggatcgttcgtactcggctagagagggggggtgtgaatagccgcccccaaattcgctttctttctacaaatcgagttagcacagcggaaaacacaaagaaatgaaagagaagaaaaccaaaccttaacacaaggatgtaacgaggttcggagattagggctcctactcctcggcgtgtccgtaaggtggacgagtccagtcaatccgtcggtggatgagcccccggaaaaccggctaatagatactccttgtgggtggagaaacctcgccacaataactcgcaacagcaagatagaatacaaggaatacaagaagtaaatacaatgaatgtaacaatacaagcttgccttcttgtcgtcgactgaagtcctgggcaacaacttcacggacgaatgccaacaagcaccTCAGTAGAATTCGggagtgagctcaacaaagctcagtcgaagctcTAGAGCATAAGAATAGAAGTtctaagaaggaaaaagaaaaagagatcaccgaagatgccctcgtctccttatactgcgaagaagaaacaaagaAACTAGCGAAGAAcagctagaaccctgatcggcccgtggaccgatcagtaatatctgatcggtctgcggatcgatccagcagaggctgttccgtccccgatcggtccatggaccgatcaggctcctcgatcggtccacgcatcgatcaggaacttctgatcgatgcgggaccgatcgggctttatcgatcggtccccggaccgatcggcccctctgcgcctcgctctgcttcgatcgactcgatcggtcaccggaccgatcggtatcCCTCTGATGGCACGCgatgatcggtcaccagaccgatcagaatattcgaggtatcactggatcgatcaccagatcgatctagttcatggttttcgcccaaaccaagtccaaaccaacatccggtcaatcttgacttgttggtacttcattcctagcatctggtcactcccttgacctgctagaattctccgccaagtgtccggtcaatccctttgacctacttggactttcctcaacaccagatgtccgatcatccctgatccatcaggattttcccttgcctggcttcactcacccggactttcacctggcttcactcaccaggatttccacactgcctaacatcccagttaggactttttcactgcctggcttcactcaccaggactttcca from Zingiber officinale cultivar Zhangliang chromosome 4A, Zo_v1.1, whole genome shotgun sequence includes the following:
- the LOC121972093 gene encoding E3 ubiquitin-protein ligase RGLG2-like is translated as MGGGSSRDSGERDWNYDSSSYSPREAPGYQSYPPPAAPSSYAYPPPPSYAPPPSYAPSPSHSEPPQPQGGRRIDRRYSRISDDYHTVDQVTDALSRAGLESSNLIVGIDFTKSNEWTGKVSFGRRSLHHIGDTHNPYEQAISIIGRTLSAFDEDNLIPCFGFGDASTHDQGVFSFYPDGRPCNGFQDALQRYRELVPHLRLAGPTSFAPLIEMAMTIVEQSGGQYHVLVIIADGQVTRSVDTHSGHLSSQEQKTVDAIVKASGFPLSIILVGVGDGPWDMMKEFDDNIPARAFDNFQFVNFTEIMSRNIPQPRKEAAFALAALMEIPSQYKATLELGILGRQSGKSPQKVPLPPPNGGYNASSVSSNNYKSTSFQRSAPLYPEYETTSSAPPEPPSSSLESQVCPICLTNPRDMAFGCGHLTCSQCGPSLLTCPICRRDISTRIKLY